From a region of the Pukyongiella litopenaei genome:
- a CDS encoding ABC transporter ATP-binding protein, whose amino-acid sequence MSVLSLDKVGHAFFGRTILDGIDLQVNACEIVALVGPSGCGKSTLAHIAAGLIEARAGRIHRGYARHAMIFQDPALMPWATAEANIRFALKMAGVPRRLHRDRLRRVAGQVALQPDDMVKYPSELSGGMKQRVSIARALVTAPDFIFFDEPFTALDVALKRRMQDIVIAACASGDLSGLFITHDLMEAARVAHRVAVLDTRGNGILGDRELVLPISDRSDRWLHDWTQDVRRNDPAFLHIHDVDERQIA is encoded by the coding sequence ATGAGCGTCCTCAGTCTCGACAAGGTCGGGCACGCCTTTTTCGGGCGCACCATCCTCGACGGGATCGACCTGCAGGTGAATGCCTGCGAGATCGTTGCGCTGGTCGGCCCCTCGGGCTGCGGAAAATCGACCCTTGCCCATATCGCCGCCGGACTGATCGAGGCCCGCGCCGGGCGCATCCATCGTGGCTATGCGCGCCACGCGATGATCTTTCAGGATCCGGCGCTGATGCCATGGGCCACGGCCGAGGCAAATATCCGTTTCGCCCTGAAAATGGCAGGTGTTCCGCGCCGGCTTCATCGCGACCGACTGCGCCGGGTTGCAGGGCAGGTGGCGCTGCAACCCGACGACATGGTGAAATACCCATCCGAATTGTCGGGGGGCATGAAACAGCGGGTGTCGATTGCCCGTGCCCTGGTCACGGCACCGGATTTCATCTTTTTTGACGAACCATTCACCGCGCTCGATGTGGCGCTGAAGCGGCGGATGCAGGATATCGTCATTGCGGCTTGTGCCAGCGGCGATCTGTCGGGCCTGTTCATTACCCATGACCTGATGGAAGCCGCGCGTGTCGCCCACCGCGTTGCAGTGCTCGATACCCGTGGCAACGGAATCCTTGGCGACCGGGAACTGGTGCTGCCGATCTCTGACCGTTCGGACCGCTGGCTGCACGACTGGACCCAGGATGTCAGGCGCAATGACCCGGCGTTCCTGCATATCCACGACGTGGACGAAAGGCAGATCGCATGA
- a CDS encoding ABC transporter permease, whose amino-acid sequence MPRHRIRAILADRLGRALHYLWSGWAGLAALAVLAAIWQAGHEAYGPFILTAPLDTLAEMGRLMRDPDAQSLAFLTLQRALSGFLLVTAIGTIAGIAAGYSPATMRLARPLVTVLLGVPPIAWIVLAMIWFGGSDATVRTVILVAALPVVFVGAAQGVVTRDPLLDRMAEAFGAGPVKRFLRIALPQISTSLFPACSLALGTSVKVAVMAELLANAGGIGGALADARINLDIAQALAWVLAAVALLIAVEYGLVQPVRGEVETWRRADRPWGIKR is encoded by the coding sequence ATGCCACGCCACCGAATCCGCGCCATTCTCGCCGACAGGCTTGGCCGCGCCCTTCACTATCTCTGGTCGGGCTGGGCCGGGCTGGCGGCGCTGGCCGTATTGGCCGCTATCTGGCAGGCCGGGCACGAAGCCTACGGCCCTTTCATCCTGACCGCGCCGCTCGACACGCTGGCCGAGATGGGTCGTCTGATGCGCGATCCGGACGCGCAATCGCTGGCGTTTCTGACGCTGCAGCGCGCGCTCAGCGGTTTCCTTTTGGTGACCGCGATCGGCACCATCGCGGGCATCGCGGCGGGCTATTCGCCGGCGACGATGCGGCTGGCCCGGCCCCTGGTGACCGTGCTGCTGGGGGTGCCGCCGATTGCCTGGATCGTCCTGGCGATGATCTGGTTCGGTGGCTCGGACGCCACCGTGCGCACGGTGATCCTCGTCGCCGCCTTGCCGGTTGTCTTCGTCGGCGCCGCGCAGGGGGTGGTCACCCGCGACCCGCTTCTTGATCGTATGGCCGAGGCATTCGGCGCCGGCCCGGTGAAACGGTTCCTGCGCATCGCCCTGCCGCAGATTTCGACGTCGTTGTTCCCGGCCTGCAGTCTCGCGCTCGGGACCTCGGTCAAGGTGGCCGTGATGGCAGAGCTTCTGGCCAATGCCGGTGGGATCGGCGGCGCCCTGGCGGACGCGCGGATCAACCTCGACATCGCGCAGGCGCTGGCCTGGGTGCTCGCGGCGGTGGCGCTGCTGATCGCAGTCGAATACGGGCTGGTGCAGCCCGTGCGCGGCGAGGTGGAAACATGGCGAAGGGCCGACCGACCGTGGGGGATCAAGCGATGA
- a CDS encoding NnrS family protein, which produces MSCGPVHEGPSGPVPRTPLGWLGHEGFRLFFPLGAIHAALWPLIWVLVQGLDLPMARMVPASIWHGYELLVGAYGAALIGFLTTAAPEWTDTAPLRGRPLWWLAALWGIARLVGFLGWDGIGMLGGAADLLWMGALILYLLQLSWRRKTDILLAFVFWLMLLFGAMATSRLAFALGDIDLAQQSTYMFGFGFLGVLGLALARIAVPVTNLVLDPTERSSPFRPHPGRLNLAPGLILLAMAGTLAGLNETVTGFLWIAAGAGFMDRVAEGFVGRQSFRAEILLLTGSSALAGSGLMMIGTAALGAGWSLYDGLHVALMGGLGLGVLAVYSVAGLLHANHSLPVPWQTRLAGVLLLASLVFRIGIDGVTGLAWLERSLPLASVLWAGAFLTWLAAYLPVFLRPPLGDPAPLPGDAGFATADIAVGE; this is translated from the coding sequence ATGAGCTGTGGACCGGTTCACGAAGGGCCGTCCGGCCCGGTGCCGCGAACACCGCTGGGCTGGCTCGGGCATGAAGGGTTCCGGCTGTTCTTTCCGCTCGGTGCGATCCATGCGGCGCTCTGGCCGCTGATCTGGGTGCTGGTGCAGGGGCTCGACCTGCCAATGGCGCGCATGGTGCCGGCGAGCATCTGGCATGGCTACGAACTCCTGGTCGGGGCCTATGGCGCGGCGCTGATCGGCTTTCTGACCACCGCCGCGCCAGAGTGGACCGATACGGCACCGTTGCGCGGTCGCCCGCTGTGGTGGCTCGCCGCGCTCTGGGGCATCGCGCGCCTCGTCGGATTCCTCGGCTGGGACGGCATCGGGATGCTGGGCGGGGCCGCCGATCTGCTCTGGATGGGCGCGTTGATCCTCTACCTGCTGCAATTGTCGTGGCGTCGAAAAACCGACATCCTGCTGGCCTTTGTCTTTTGGCTGATGCTGCTGTTTGGCGCCATGGCCACCAGCCGGCTGGCATTTGCCCTTGGCGACATCGACCTGGCGCAGCAATCAACCTACATGTTCGGTTTCGGCTTTCTCGGCGTCCTGGGCCTGGCGCTGGCACGGATCGCCGTGCCGGTCACCAATCTCGTGCTCGACCCGACAGAACGCAGTTCGCCCTTCCGTCCGCATCCCGGCCGGCTGAACCTGGCGCCCGGCCTGATCCTGCTGGCCATGGCGGGCACACTGGCGGGGCTGAACGAGACGGTCACCGGATTTCTCTGGATCGCCGCCGGGGCCGGGTTCATGGACCGCGTTGCCGAAGGTTTCGTCGGGCGGCAATCGTTCCGGGCGGAAATCCTGCTGCTGACCGGCAGTTCGGCGCTGGCGGGAAGCGGGTTGATGATGATCGGAACTGCCGCGCTCGGCGCCGGCTGGAGCCTCTATGACGGGCTGCATGTGGCGCTGATGGGCGGGCTCGGGCTCGGTGTGCTGGCGGTCTATTCGGTCGCGGGGCTCCTGCATGCCAACCATAGCCTGCCGGTGCCCTGGCAGACCCGGCTGGCGGGTGTCCTGCTGCTGGCATCCCTGGTGTTCCGCATCGGCATCGACGGCGTCACGGGATTGGCCTGGCTGGAACGCAGCCTGCCGCTGGCCTCCGTGCTCTGGGCGGGCGCGTTCCTGACCTGGCTCGCCGCTTACCTGCCGGTCTTCCTGCGGCCGCCTTTGGGCGATCCGGCGCCGCTGCCAGGCGATGCCGGATTCGCCACCGCCGACATCGCGGTCGGTGAATGA